The Narcine bancroftii isolate sNarBan1 chromosome 6, sNarBan1.hap1, whole genome shotgun sequence genome window below encodes:
- the LOC138736792 gene encoding uncharacterized protein — protein sequence MEELSGLCSIHGKKWALQRTVLRMILEASEQGHRVCCDPWRLSVQLLLKTSRTDGQSSIRISLMKYRMMSTCNLSSQFSSFSKHLGLLSPNKRRGPEATRGVGRQSTWPDLARPHRPICALTAELLVARHMPESCLNKDRGIYSCSHGNRQVTSPEFEPFNRRNVDAQARVPKNSAPQTMAYLTLIETAQWCPPPHFVGHLTIVIPFTIPTDMSVLSFIHHQGEAKHEREQQPTLHIHPGQPYT from the exons atggaggaactcagtgggttatgcagcatccatggaaagaaatg ggCATTGCAGAGAACTGTTCTCAGGATGATTTTGGAGGCATCAG AACAAGGTCATCGAGTCTGCTGTGACCCGTGGAGGCTCTCAGTGCAGCTGCTCCTGAAGACCAGCAGGACGGACGGGCAGTCTTCGATACGCATTTCTTTGATGAAGTACAGGATGATGAGCACCTGCAACCTGTCGTCACAGTTCAGCAGCTTCTCAAAACACTTGGGCTTGCTCAGCCCAAACAAAAGACGCGGTCCCGAAGCCACTCGAGGCGTGGGTCGTCAATCAACATGGCCGGATCTGGCCAGGCCTCACCGCCCGATCTGCGCTCTAACAGCTGAGCTCTTGGTCGCTAGGCACATGCCAGAGTCCTGTCTCAATAAAGATCGTGGCATTTATTCTTGTTCCCATGGTAACCGACAAGTCACTTCTCCAGAGTTTGAACCATTTAACCGCAGGAATGTTGATGCACAGGCAAGAGTGCCCAAAAATTCTGCTCCTCAGACAATGGCTTAtctgactttaatagaaactgctcaatggtgcccccccccccacttcgtgGGGCAC CTAACCATTGTAATTCCTTTCACCATCCCCACAGACATGTCTGTTCTCTCCTTCATTCATCACCAGGGTGAGGCTAAACATGAACGTGAACAACAACCAACACTTCATATTCATCCTGGCCAGCCTTACACCTAA